One segment of Candidatus Acidiferrales bacterium DNA contains the following:
- a CDS encoding YbaB/EbfC family nucleoid-associated protein, whose translation MEVKALQQMMTQLWQMQESLEQRRGQINIEATAGGGMVSVKMNGQKQLTEVKIEPGVFASKDQEMLQDLLLAAVNEASRRVDEELTKQMKDMTGNLSGLGGLRIPGLF comes from the coding sequence ATGGAAGTCAAAGCGCTGCAGCAAATGATGACTCAGTTGTGGCAGATGCAGGAAAGCCTGGAGCAGCGGCGCGGGCAGATCAACATCGAAGCCACAGCCGGCGGCGGAATGGTGTCCGTGAAAATGAACGGGCAGAAGCAGCTCACGGAAGTCAAAATCGAGCCGGGCGTTTTTGCCAGTAAAGATCAGGAAATGCTGCAGGATTTGCTCCTCGCTGCGGTGAATGAAGCATCGCGCCGCGTGGACGAAGAATTGACGAAGCAAATGAAAGATATGACTGGAAATCTTTCCGGACTCGGCGGTTTACGCATACCGGGACTTTTCTGA
- the dnaX gene encoding DNA polymerase III subunit gamma/tau — translation MAYQVIARKWRPQTFREVVGQRHVTQTLENAITQKRLAHAYIFCGTRGVGKTTTARILAKCLNCVKGPTATPCTQCDACREIATSGSLDVLEIDAASNRGIDQIRELREMVRYAPAAGRYKVIILDEAHQLTDEASNALLKTLEEPPEKVVFILATTRPEDLVDTIKSRAQLFQFRSLTFQEIAEALEHIAKEEKLEIEPGAIAVLARAAEGSLRDGLSLLEQAIAYSGEKIRDAQVRELLGVVAEEILDDLIAAIADRSAEKALSLVQRLHAEGHNLQHFCREAIRHMRNLLVAKVSGSDSPLIAAPSDERPGLAKQSEQFCEEDLTRFFRILVATDEDLRRKPDARLHLELGLLRLVNSARLGSLEEVIGDLRREVSARPTSGEPRQSIVSNTKANAAVMTTGTTETVPNAVATAPAAEKSAPLPASAPRVVAKAAERQCSGLAAAQLEAIQSTLQNQQKFLWSMVEHANRWELAGGEMNLYFPPESHALAEMLQARDAMEKLRAVLSTVMGQPLRVCVKLDSGRSVAPRASELRARFEQDPIVRAMLERFGGKISEVKRRSED, via the coding sequence ATGGCCTATCAAGTCATCGCGCGCAAGTGGCGGCCGCAAACGTTTCGTGAAGTTGTCGGGCAGCGCCACGTCACGCAAACGCTGGAAAATGCGATCACGCAGAAGCGCCTCGCGCATGCATACATTTTTTGCGGGACACGCGGCGTTGGAAAGACGACCACGGCGCGCATTCTGGCAAAGTGTTTGAATTGCGTGAAAGGGCCGACAGCCACGCCGTGCACCCAGTGCGATGCATGCCGGGAAATCGCGACATCCGGTTCGCTCGACGTACTGGAAATTGATGCGGCATCCAATCGCGGCATTGATCAGATTCGCGAGCTGCGAGAGATGGTGCGCTACGCGCCCGCTGCGGGACGCTATAAGGTGATTATTCTTGACGAAGCGCACCAGCTTACCGATGAAGCCTCGAATGCCTTGCTGAAAACACTGGAAGAACCGCCGGAGAAAGTTGTTTTTATCCTGGCGACGACGCGGCCGGAAGATTTGGTCGACACAATCAAGTCGCGAGCGCAGCTCTTTCAGTTCCGCTCGCTCACTTTCCAAGAAATCGCCGAAGCACTGGAGCATATTGCCAAGGAAGAAAAACTGGAAATCGAGCCGGGAGCGATTGCTGTGCTCGCACGCGCCGCGGAAGGAAGCCTGCGCGATGGGCTCTCGCTTCTGGAACAGGCGATTGCCTATTCTGGCGAAAAGATTAGAGACGCACAGGTGCGCGAGTTGCTTGGAGTTGTTGCCGAAGAAATACTCGATGATTTGATTGCAGCGATCGCTGATCGCTCCGCCGAAAAGGCTCTGTCGTTGGTGCAGCGGCTCCATGCGGAAGGACACAATCTGCAGCATTTCTGCCGAGAAGCCATCCGGCACATGCGGAATCTTCTTGTCGCAAAAGTGTCGGGCTCCGATTCGCCTTTAATTGCCGCGCCGAGCGATGAACGCCCCGGGCTGGCAAAACAGTCGGAGCAATTCTGCGAAGAAGACTTGACGCGCTTTTTTCGAATTTTAGTTGCAACGGATGAAGATCTGCGCCGCAAGCCAGACGCGCGCCTGCATCTCGAACTGGGACTTCTGCGCCTGGTGAATTCGGCGCGGCTGGGTTCGCTGGAAGAAGTGATCGGCGATTTGCGCCGCGAAGTTTCGGCTCGGCCCACGTCCGGAGAACCGCGCCAATCGATTGTGAGTAACACCAAAGCGAATGCCGCCGTCATGACCACGGGAACCACAGAGACTGTGCCGAATGCGGTTGCGACCGCGCCCGCTGCCGAAAAGTCTGCGCCTCTGCCTGCTTCGGCGCCACGAGTCGTTGCCAAGGCGGCAGAGAGGCAATGCAGCGGCCTCGCCGCAGCGCAGCTTGAGGCAATCCAGTCGACGCTGCAAAACCAGCAGAAATTCTTGTGGTCGATGGTTGAACACGCGAACCGCTGGGAACTTGCTGGCGGCGAGATGAATTTGTATTTCCCGCCAGAGAGCCATGCTCTTGCCGAAATGCTGCAGGCGCGAGACGCCATGGAGAAATTGCGTGCCGTGTTGAGCACCGTGATGGGCCAACCGCTCCGAGTTTGTGTTAAACTCGATTCTGGCCGAAGCGTTGCGCCGCGAGCATCGGAATTGCGGGCGCGGTTTGAGCAAGATCCCATCGTTCGGGCGATGCTGGAGCGCTTCGGGGGAAAAATTTCAGAAGTGAAGCGGCGAAGCGAGGACTGA
- a CDS encoding PilZ domain-containing protein — protein sequence MASAFSRPQESLLVSSNLGNEALGYSIAFVLTRGAIMQGVVNWEELGIQASQDRRREPRLPLSVAIEVSGLDFDGKFFCERTKTVDVSESGCSFELKNGVERGSVVAIRVSTTTKKDVSNKKPFLYQVARSEQQRGRWVVGAAKLQHDSVWLVVFRNPKQPQKED from the coding sequence ATGGCATCGGCGTTCTCAAGACCTCAGGAGAGTCTTCTTGTTTCCAGCAACTTAGGAAATGAGGCTCTTGGCTATTCGATTGCCTTTGTCTTAACCAGAGGAGCCATTATGCAAGGCGTAGTGAATTGGGAAGAGTTAGGGATCCAAGCGAGTCAGGATCGACGGCGCGAACCGCGATTGCCATTGTCGGTGGCGATCGAAGTCAGTGGCCTGGATTTTGATGGGAAATTCTTTTGCGAGCGAACCAAGACAGTGGATGTGAGCGAGAGCGGATGCTCGTTTGAATTGAAAAACGGCGTCGAGCGCGGAAGCGTCGTGGCGATTCGAGTGAGTACGACCACGAAGAAAGACGTCTCGAACAAAAAACCATTCCTCTACCAAGTCGCGCGAAGCGAACAACAAAGAGGTCGCTGGGTTGTTGGAGCCGCGAAATTACAGCACGACAGCGTGTGGCTGGTCGTCTTCCGCAACCCTAAGCAACCGCAAAAGGAAGACTAG